A genomic window from Ilyobacter polytropus DSM 2926 includes:
- a CDS encoding S-ribosylhomocysteine lyase translates to MKKIASFTVNHIDLLRGVYVSRKDVVANEHILTTFDIRMKRPNLEPVINNGELHTIEHLAATFLRNHEVWDEKTVYFGPMGCRTGVYVIFKGDLNPLDVLPIITEMFQFIADFEGDIPGATARDCGNYLDMNLPMAKFEAKKFLEEVLTNIKEENMIYPK, encoded by the coding sequence ATGAAAAAAATTGCAAGTTTCACAGTAAACCATATTGATCTCTTAAGAGGAGTCTATGTTTCTAGAAAAGATGTCGTTGCAAATGAACATATACTTACAACTTTTGATATAAGAATGAAAAGGCCAAACTTAGAACCCGTTATCAACAACGGAGAACTCCATACTATAGAACACTTAGCTGCCACATTCCTAAGAAACCACGAGGTCTGGGATGAAAAAACTGTTTACTTCGGTCCAATGGGCTGCAGAACAGGAGTATATGTTATTTTCAAGGGTGATCTTAACCCTTTAGACGTACTTCCTATTATTACTGAGATGTTCCAGTTTATAGCTGATTTTGAGGGGGATATCCCAGGAGCCACTGCCAGAGACTGTGGAAATTACTTGGATATGAATCTTCCCATGGCAAAATTTGAAGCAAAAAAGTTTTTAGAAGAAGTTTTAACTAATATAAAAGAAGAAAATATGATTTACCCCAAATAA